Within Desmodus rotundus isolate HL8 chromosome 6, HLdesRot8A.1, whole genome shotgun sequence, the genomic segment TGGGCCACAACCTGCCAGGGCTCTCTCTGTGTTCATTTTAAAGGCAAGCTGCCTGCCTGCACTTCCCACAACCCATTCCTGAACCGGGTCCCAAAGACAGTGTGCTCATAATTTAGCTACAGAACTCTACAAATTATTTTCACACATGAGAAGATCATGAAAATGATGACAGTGTTGTGACATCCACTAGGGCCTTATCTGATGGTTACACCAATGTAGTGAGGACAAGCTGGCCACTTCGGAGAGGAGGACGTTCAGGTAGCTGGCTGGGAAGGTGCTGCCACCCCAGGCCTTCTTTCCTGAGACCTGCTGCCCAAGGTAGCAGCTCATTTAGACCTGGGTTTTTAGGTGTACTGCCCTGGGaacctggggggtctggtgatgAGACTTCAGTGGGGGTAGGTCCCCAGTTTCATCCCAGCCACACTCCTTGTTCCACAGGAGCTTTTGGAGAAGAGGTTCCACTAAtaaggtttgagaaccactgcattgGTCCCACCCCTGTATTGTATAAAAgagattttttggggggtgtggcCTAGGGCTGGGGATAGGAATGGAGGCCCAGAAATAAACGTGTAGGCAGaaccccccagccctggggacctgggtgtgggagcagggagggcagcagagCCACATCCTATCGCGTCATCGCTGGGTGCCCAGCAGTGGTGGCATCATCGGCAGCTCCGGGCACCCCCACCCAGTGTGTTTACAGACCTGCTGGCTGCCCTGGCAGGGGGTGCAGGCAGCCACACCCTCACCTCTAGATTTACTTCCCTTTGGAGAacctgggggaggaaagggggaggggaggaatggatTTCAGCCAGCCCTGACCCCCTTGTGGCATGGATGGAACATCAGGAGGGGTTGGCCGGGAGTAGGGGGTGGTGGACGGACAAAAGGcctgaaggaggagggagggagagtgggaaagCCGAGACCGCAGCTGTCCTGGAGGGGGGCAGGGCACCAGTCTGAGTTGCCCAGCCCCTCCTTAGAGCTCTGGGCCTTGGGCACCACCTTCTGGCCTTCTGAGAGATCATTTCTGCACTGAGTtgaccagggcctgggggctTTGGAGGGCATTTGGGGGTAGCCCATGCCCAgatgtggtgtgggcaggtggagTGGATGGGGGGAGGCATGAGGAGCAGCTTCTCAGCCTGAGCGTTTTGGGAAAAAGACCCCTTTACTAGACCTTGTAATGTGTGGAGAAGGAAGTCAGTgtgccagcttttttttttttatagggaGCCAGGAATGGATATCTGAATGGTTGTGAGTATACACACGCAGGCAGGCAACGGCCCGCATGCTAAATGTCCAACTCTGTGGATCCTTATACATACATTGTAACCACCACCCAGACCAAGATATATGCTCCTCCACCCCAGAACGTCCCCTCCTCATCCTTTGCAGGCTCCCTCCCACCATCTCTTCTGTCATCACAGATTGATTTGACCTCTTTGTGAACTTTAAGGGAATGGAGTCAGAGTATGAGCTCTTCTATCTCTGACTTCTTTGGCCCAGTGTAATGTTGGGATTATTGCTGAGAACATTCCCTTGCATGGATGCTATACATAGCCCAGTAAATTTATCCATTGTCCTGTGGATGGACCTTTAGGCTGTTTCTAggctttggctattatgaataaacctgctatgaacattctttaGCATGGCTGGTTGGTGGAATATGCCATATTAGGTACAGATGACAGCTTTTTAGCTGCCCCCTGTCTGCCACCCAGCAGCCACCTCCCACCCGTATTTGCTCTGTTGTTAGGTCCTGGATGCTGATAGAATCTGCATCTTCTGCCACCGAAACCTCAGCAAAGGCAACTGGAATCTCAGTTGCTTGGGTCAGAAagaaacagggacagaatcagagCTGAGTGGCCTCCTGGGGGTGACCCATGGACACCTTCAGACCTTTGTGGTCACTCTGGGAATAGGAGGGTGGCCTCTCCCAGCCCTTGGGCCAGATTCAGGGACCCCCTTGGCCTCCTAGCCATCAGCTCCCTAGCCTGGCGTCTCTGAGCAAGCTGGCTTAGTGTAACTGTCAATTTGATGTCTGGCCTCTGGTGCCACGGGTCCTCATGGTCCACTGTTTCCTGGGCTCCTTGCTGCTTTGTGGTGGCTGAGGGGCTGGATGGCTGGGGGAAAACAACCAGAGGTCTACCCGGAATAGCAGAGGCTCATCCAATACTGGCCTTGTGGCATTTCTGGGGGGAGGGCAGTACTATGTCCTTCCCACCAAATTGCCACCTTATTGAGGCTGTGAAAGACCAATAGAAatccagaggagaggagaaggggcaaGGAAGAGAGAGTGCTAGGGAAGAGcgaggcaagggagggagagcagagggccCAGTGCTGTGTAAGTATCTGGGGTTGGTGTGAGCATCCTTGGGTTGGTGTGAGCTGAACCACAGCAGTTATGCTGGGCCCAGCTGGTCCAGGGTCAGTAGTGCCAGGGTCAGTTTCTCTTCTTGGTCACCCTCTTCCTGGCTGGCTTTTGTCTCAGCCTTGGGGAAGGAGTAGTGCCTAATAGGTTTTGGATGGGATTGATGGCTTTCAGGGGCTCAAAGTGGGCCCCCAGCTCTCCAGCTTGCTGGTGGGGGCCCATAATACATCCCTTCCATTCtccttccctgtgtctcttcttccctcccacatCCTTTGGATATGGCTCTTATTTCCAGGGCCTtgaggaggacagggagggcTCAAGGTCTCCCCTTGAGGGCAGAGCCCCTGAGCGCCCCTAGGGGCAGATGGGAAGTGAAGCCATCGTAGGGGAGCTGTGACATCCCTGCTCCCTTCAGGTTTCTAGGAGGCGAGTGCGGACGGTATGCAAAGTTGTGAATCCAGTGGCGACAGTGCGGATGACCCTCTCAGTCGTGGCCTTCGGAGAAGGGGACAGCCTCGTGTGGTGGTGATCGGTGCCGGCTTGGCTGGCCTGGCTGCAGCCAAAGCGCTTCTGGAGCAGGGCTTCACGGATGTCACTGTGCTTGAGGCTTCTAGCCGCATCGGAGGCCGTGTGGAGAGCGTGAAACTCGGTGAGTGCCACCTTTTGCCCCCCAGTGCCTTGACCCTGCATGGAACCTCATTATTTTAGCTTCTTCTCTTGGGTAAGTGTTCCATCGTGCATGTTGCCTGGATGTTTTCCATAAGCTTCCTTTGCCCCTCTCAGTAGCCCTCTGAGGTAGGCAGGGTAGGGTTTTGGCCTCCATTTTTGGAACCTGGATTCACAATGTTTAGGAGGGAGGGGATAGCCAGAATCAAACTCTCTTCATTGTGGACAGACCAGTTTCTATTTCACAAGAAGGAATTCTGTGAGCTTCTATTAGTCATTAACTTTTGAGTGTGAATTAATATATTATGACTAAGAGTTAACTGGGACAATAGAAGCTTGGGGCAGTGGAAGTGGAAGGGGATTTGAGGCCTCCTTGTGAATGATGGACAGGTCTTAGAATTGTCTGGGACGAGGGTCTGTCCAGGTTGCAGAGTAACGAGGACTCTGGAGAGAGGAGCCAGGTTAAGAGACTTACCCCAGGGGTGAGCACATTATGCCAGGGTCCTAGAAGATGGGGAATTGCCTGAAATGCAGTGGGAGGCCAGGGCTTCCCAGCCAGGGGCTCTGACCATTGAGAGGTTGAGCAGGCAGGAATCATGCACTCTGGGCTGCATTGACCATAGGATTTTGTGTCTGTTCCCTCACGGGCAGCAAGGCCAAGCAGATGCTGTGTGCCCATTTTTGATGAATGGGGCAAGAGAAATAGGTGGTCAGGCCTTAGACTAAGCAAAATTAGACACATGGggcccttctctcttcttccagagACTTTGATCACGCTAGGAGTCTTCCCCTGTAGAATTTACTGGATGGCGTATGTGAAGTTGCACCTGTCTTCACCtggcacacacagcacacacaggagAGTGTGTCAGCAGTAAGGATGGAGGTGCCATCCAAGGCATTTGTAAACCTAGAGACAGCCGGCAGGGAAGCACGGGATTCTTTGCTTTACAGCTGACTGGCTGGCCTGGAGTCTTAGAGAAGGGGCTGCTGCCTCTGTGGTTTTTGAATCTTGACAAGACATTTAGAGTCTCACATAGAAGCAGAACACATGAGGACAGATAGCCCAGTTTCAGTGGTAGCTGACTGCTGAGACATGCTGTGCAGCGAAATGATGGTACGGGCAGCGAGGAGGAGGACATGAGGCTTCAGGAGGTTGTGAGGATGCACAATCCAGCAGGAAGACTGacccaggagagggaggtgagtgGGTCTCAAGTGATGGGGGGAGTTGGGTAGGAGTGAGAAGACCGAGGCAGTACTTGTACAATGATGTATGTGAGGAACACCAAGGCAGACCTGCCAGGAGAGGGGAGAACATGTCTAGGCAAGGTCATACATGCATGTGATGTGTATGAGACACCCAGGCTTGAAAGCCCAGGCTACAGTTGGACTTGTTGCAGTGTGAGATGGAAGCTGTGAATCTCAGTAGTAAGAGCAAGGGTCAAGAGTGAACGGCCCCCAGgacactggggggtgggggggtataGACCTGGAGAGAGTAACTAGTACCCTTTGGATGCAGGGGTGTAGCAAGGATGACACAGGCAGAGGAGCATGTGGGAGAGGGCAGGAAGTATCCTCAGGTTGGGGCCTGCTCTGTGTTGCTCCGCCCCCTGGCAGAGCCTGGGGATAGGGGTGGGACACTGACCTTGCAATGCTTCCCTTGTTCCTGCTTTGCTGAGTGTTTGGAGCCAGGAAGGATACCACATGCCTGGACATCACTTCGCAGTGGCTGTGTGACTTGGAGCTCCCTACTGTACCCTGGGGTTTACTAGGGTCTCCAGGATGCTGGCCCTCTTCTGTTCCTGTTGGGAGCTCAAACCAAGCAAGATTCTTTGGGGAGCCCCAAGCCTGAGGCTCTAAAGAAGGATTAGTAATTAATGCTCCCAGTGCCCATGAAGAACCCACTGGAGATGGCACTGGGTTCTCAGCTTTTGGTGCCTTCTGGTCTGCCCACTTCTAATTATTTTGGTGTGGTGACTCTGGGGCAAGTCACTGAGTCATTCAGGGTGGCAGTTATCTCAGCTATAAAGTGTAATTCATGCACTGAAAACCTTGGTGGTTGCTAGAGGGCGATCCTAATACCCGTCCTACTCTGTTGTGGGGGTGGAATGATTCTTCTAGAGGAAGGAGGGTGAGGCAGTGTTCTAGCCCTCTCTGAAGAAGTTTCCACACCTTTAAGAGCCTGTTGTTGTCATCATCAGGACACACCACCTTTGAGCTGGGAGCTACCTGGATCCATGGCTCCCAGGGGAATCCCATCTATCATCTAGCAGAGGCCAACGGCCTTCTGGAAGAGACAACTGATGGGGAGCGCAGCGTGGGCCGCATCAGCCTCTACTCCAAGAATGGCGTGGCTTGCTACCTTACCAACCGTGGCCGCAGGATCCCCAAGGACGTGGTTGAGGAATTCAGCGATTTATACAACGAGGTGAGATGTTAGCAGGGCAGCTAGGTATAGAGTATGGGGGCAGGAAGCACCTTGGCAGTACGGAGGGAGTCAAGTGACCTGCTGGGGCCTTCTAAGATCCTGGTCATGTCCTTGCACACTCTCTGGACCCTGCATTTGGAACATCAGGACAATGTATGGATAGAATGATGACGAGTGGAGAACTACTAGATAAGAGATTATTGGTACACATGATTAAATATTTCTGCACAAAGGCTGTAAACatcttttattagatttattgcTAGATACTTAGGTGGTGATTGTTGTTACTGCTTTTGGATACTTTTGtaaatggtaatttaaaaaaactttattttctggTTGTTCCTTGTACATAGAACTATAACtgattttttatatattgattttagctACCTtggtaaattattattttaagtctAATACTGTATCTATTAATATGTTAATTTATATTCTAATTGTGTTTTGGAATTGTATGTCTATAATTCTATACAAAAAATGagaattctgtttttttccctttctgatcCTCAGACCAGCAATGTCTAATAGAACGTTCCACTGTAACGGAGATGTCTTATACCTGTACTATCCAGTACTGTAGTCACTAGCCACACGTGGCTCTTGAGCTCTTGAAATGTAGCTAGTAAACTgagtaagtaaatatttaatttaatttaatttgatttaatttaattttaagttgcTACAGGTGTCTAGTGGCTACGGTATTGGACAGCACAGCCTaagactatttatttttcttgccttattgcattgGCCAGTATTGCCAGTACAATGTTGGCTAGAAGTGGCATATATCCTTGTCttattcaggtttttaaaaatgttaatatttttagtatCTTTCAGTGGTGCTGTGAACTGCACTGGACAAGCAAGGTAACATGTAGGCTCTGCCCTCTGATACCTTGTTATTTATACTATAAAGATCCTTTATTCCAGGTCTGTAATTGGCCAAGAAACaccaattttacattttctatgtCTCTTGGGCATGGGAATGGAGGAATCACCCTTGTTTTGGGGTAATCCCTGCTCACTGAGATTGGCTTAATGTGTGTGAACCCACAAGGTATGTTGTGTACAATCCCTTGGTATTGTGTGTTTTCACACATGTGCAAAGAgactgaattatttatttttattttttatttttttaaaagattttattatttatttttagaaagaggagaagggagggagaaagacagggagagaaacatcaatgtgtggttgcctcttgcatgccccctactggggacctggcctgcaacccaggtatgtgccctgactgggaatcgaactggcaaccctttggttgtcaggccggcactcaatccactgagccaccctagcCAGTGTGAGACTGAAGTATTAATGAGTAGATAAGAACCAGTATTCTTCAGTATGCAACTTCCTGGTCTACTGGGAATCAGTAATGCTTTGATTCTCAGGTTGTGAGTGTTTCAAGCATGGATGCCTCTTGAGAATTACCTTCAGGGTCCATGACTTACTTGTTCTTTTAAATGTCCTTAAAGGTAGATCATCGTGAACTTCtgcttgtggttttgatttttgaaatCCAAGAGTGTGAGTTGTAGAAAGTAAGATGGATGAGGTGGGTTATCAGTCTGGGTGGTGATGCTTTGGGTCTGAGGGCAAAGGTGTTAACGATGAGGTCCAGAGATAGATTTCCCTGTGTGGCTGCTAGCCCGTACTGGAGGCCATTCTAGAGAAGTGGGCTCTAAGCCTGTGAAGCCCTGCCTGAGGGTGGTTTCATAACAAACATGCAGCTTCCCTCCAAAGGTGGTGACTTTGAAGGGCTTCTCATTTGAATGCATTATCTTTGTTAACAAATAAATGAGTTGCAATAGTGTCATAGACTTTACTCTCTAGAGCGAGGCTGCCTTGACTCAAATACCAGCCTCTCCCATTTATTAGTTGTATAATCTCAAGTGAGTTATTTAGCCCCTCTGAgccttactttcctcatctgtaaaatggacatagtCATATCTACTACATagtgtcatgaggattaaatgagattctGATGAAAGGTGCTTAATGAGGATTGGGGTGAATATTAGCTGTTATAGGCTTGTCCCATTTCCTTTGGGTCACATTAGGAAGATGTCACTTAACCCAGGTTAGGAGATGGTACCCATATGAAAAACCCATGTTCAGTTATGTCTGTCTTGGTTGGTGACTGACACAGAGTCATATAGGTGGCCTAAATTTGTTACTCCTCAGCTGGGCATTTTGGCCTCTAGTCAACATAAGCATCTGTGACTAAAGGGAGGAGAAGTAAACAATTTAACTCATttacttctttatattttgtaCTTCAGAGGcatgtttaattcatttttgtctcTCATGTGGCGGTCTTTTCCTCGAGTGGAATGGTTGGGGTGGTCAGTGACACCCCAACTCTGCAGCCTGAGGGTCGGTGGCAGGACTGGGTTAAAGGGCAGATGTCATTCCCACAAATGTGTGCTTTAGGAAGGGAAAAACACCATTAATCAGCACTAGCCACCGATGTTTGGCCAAGGAGCCTGCATTTGCCGGTGttcagggagggagagtgggcaTGTGGTCACGGTCACAACCCTTCAGTGATGCCAGAGTTCTTGACAAGACCCCTGGTCCTTTATGCCgcagcccctgcctgcctttccagAGTCATCTCTTGCAACTTTCTCTTTCCTCGCTGCTCACGTCAGCAACACTGAACTGCAGTGCATGATacgttctctctctccccttccccctctctccctctctttcatcttTGACTATGCTGTTCCTTTTGCCTGAAAcacttttcctctccctcccactgccaACCTGGCTATCTCCTGGCTGTCCAAGGCTGTCTGGGCCGGTCTCACAACCCCCAGGCTCTTTCTTGCCGTAGCGTGTTTTATGATGTCTCCCCAGCTGGAGTGAGGGCAGATGTTCAGGACCATGTCCGTCTGGTTCACTTTTACAACCTGTGTCTGGCAAAGAgcccagtaaacatttgttgatgaGTGTTGGGGCCTGGACCTTGCCTTTGGGGAATCCCATGTCTGGCCCAGGGCTGGCCTCCTTTCCTCAGGAAGACCTGCCCAGTGTTTGGTGGGGGTGATATACCAGGCAGGCAGGAAAGGCAGTGGGACCTACCCAAGGGgttgttcatttctttctgttgACGAGATGTGGGTTGAAGTTCTTCATAAGATATGCCTGTGGAACACACTTCCATTCTTTGGCACGCTGgggcctccctgccctccacgTGCCTGCCCCTCCACAGCCCTCTTTTTCACCTGAGTCTGAGTCCTCAGTAAAGGGAGCACCCTGTGTGGATATGAGCAGGGCCAGGCAGCATCTACTGGGAGTCAAACTTCAGAGCCCCCGCTGCTCCCCTCCTCTCAGGACActggccaggccctggccagtatggctctgttggttggagtgctgtcctgtagactgaaaggttgcagattcgatttccggtcagagcacatacccaggttgtgggttcagtccctggttggggtgtgtatgagaggcagctgatcagtgttctttcacgtcagtgtttctctctctctaccttctccctccccttctgtctcccttaaagcaatgaaaaaatgtcctcaggtgagggttaaaaaccccccaaacacacTGGCCAGGTTGCCATTCCAGACTGCCCTCTTGGGAGAGAGCGAAGCAGATATgcctgggcagaggtggcagggaAGGGGTGAGTGCATTTGGTTCTTGGAAAAGGGAAACGTGTGCAGTGGGTGCTAAAGCGGTGGTCCGCTTGGCCATGCAGAGCCCACGAGGGGCGGTTCCTTTCCCACAAACTGGACAAACACcaaatatttcacttttctaaGCAAGGGCTCAGCAACAGGGCCTCCAGGGcccatcccacctccctcacAGCCCAGGAGGCCTTGGAAGCTGGCGCCTGGCGGAGGCTGGTTGCCCTGGGGAGCTTGCCACCCTCAAACCATGATCCCGTTGAGTCCCACTGCGGCGTTGAGCACCACAGTGATGCACCAAGGGAAGAGGGGTCGCAGGCCTGGTGTATCTGGGGACACCTGGGAAGTATCGGGGCCCTTTGGTCTGAGGTGGAGGTGAGATGAGGGAGTATGTTTTCAGTGTCCTCGGGTCTCTCTGGCAGGTCTATAACTTGACCCAGGAGTTCTTCCGGCATGGTAAACCAGTCAATGCTGAGAGTCAGAACAGCGTGGGGGTGTTCACCCGGGATGAGGTGCGCAACCGCATCAGGGACGACCCTGACGACCCAGAGGACACCAAGCGCCTGAAGCTCGCCATGATCCAGCAGTACCTGAAGGTATCTTTATGCATGTGGGAGCTTACCTGAGTATAGGTGCCAGAGTGAGGAAGACCGTTCTAGGGAATGTGGGTCTGAGGAGGGCATGCTCTTCTGAGGTCAGACTCTGACTCCTGGCTGGCCCTGGGAGTCACCTGGCTTCTCTGTGGCTCTTTCCGCAGGTGGAGAGCTGTGAGAGCAGTTCGCACAGTATGGACGAGGTGTCCCTGAGCGCCTTCGGGGAGTGGACGGAGATCCCCGGGGCCCACCACATCATCCCCTCAGGCTTCATGCGTGTAGTGGAGCTGCTGGCGGAGGGCATCCCAGCCCACGTCATCCAGCTGGGGAAACCCGTCCGCTGCGTGCACTGGGACCAGGCCTCGGGCCACCCCCGGGGGCCTGAGATTGAGCCCCGGGGCAGGGGTGACCACAATCACAACGGGGAGGGTGGCCGGGGCGGAGGGGAGCCCCCGGGAGGCGGGCGGGACGAAGACGAGCAGTGGCCCGTGCTGGTGGAGTGCGAGGACTGCGAGGTGATCCCGGCGGACCACGTGATCGTGACCGTGTCTCTGGGTGTGCTCAAGAAGCAGCACGCCAGCTTCTTCCGGCCCGGCCTGCCCACCGAGAAGGTGGCTGCCATCCACCGTCTGGGCATCGGCACCACCGACAAGATCTTTCTGGAATTCGAGGAGCCCTTCTGGGGCCCCGAGTGCAATAGCCTACAATTTGTGTGGGAGGACGAGGCGGAGAGCCGCCCCCTCACCTACCCTCCCGAGCTGTGGTACCGCAAGATCTGCGGCTTTGACGTCCTCTACCCACCCGAGCGCTACGGCCACGTGCTGAGCGGCTGGATCTGCGGGGAGGAGGCCCTGGTCATGGAGAAGTGCGACGACGAGGCGGTGGCCGAGATCTGCACGGAGATGCTGCGGCAGTTCACAGGTGCGGCCCTGCGCCACCGCTGCCCGTGCCCACCCGCCTCTCTCCAGCCCCCCGCCATCCCCTGCCAGGGCCTCTGCGTCCCCTGAGCCGTGTGGTAGCTCTCCTTTGCACGCATTTTGAAACTGGGGTGGCGCCGCCGCTGGGAGAGCTGCCACCGGGTGCCACGTCTCCGCCTCAGGCTCCTAAATTGCGGGCTCTCGCCTGTCTGGAGCTCGAGACGCTCAAAACCATAGGCTCTGTGTTTCTTTTCCCTAAGGGCTGATGGCGCTGACTGAGAGGTCACCGCCAAACCTCAGATTGCCCGTATCTTCCTCATTGCCCTGCTAAGAGATGGATTTGTGTTTTATTGTTGGATTCTTTTGGTTGAACATCTTTCATCCACTGCCCCTGGGAAGTCCCACAAGAACCCCTGAAGCTGGAAGGAAACGTGATTCTCTAGAATGTTTTTCAGATAGGAAAATTAAGGCCCAGGGAGATGCAGTGGTTTTCTGGGGTCACAAGGGGGCGTGAGGGGTACACAGCTTGAacctcagcctccctcctcctccatcttcgCAGCCTGCTCACAGCAGCCTGGGCCTCTTGGGAGCCTGGAGGTGGATGGGGGTGCTCTGTTCAGGGCGTCTTCCGTGTGCGGCCATTTCTTACCCTTCTTCCTCTTGGCTCTCCTGACTCACCAACAGGGAACCCC encodes:
- the SMOX gene encoding spermine oxidase isoform X1; the protein is MQSCESSGDSADDPLSRGLRRRGQPRVVVIGAGLAGLAAAKALLEQGFTDVTVLEASSRIGGRVESVKLGHTTFELGATWIHGSQGNPIYHLAEANGLLEETTDGERSVGRISLYSKNGVACYLTNRGRRIPKDVVEEFSDLYNEVYNLTQEFFRHGKPVNAESQNSVGVFTRDEVRNRIRDDPDDPEDTKRLKLAMIQQYLKVESCESSSHSMDEVSLSAFGEWTEIPGAHHIIPSGFMRVVELLAEGIPAHVIQLGKPVRCVHWDQASGHPRGPEIEPRGRGDHNHNGEGGRGGGEPPGGGRDEDEQWPVLVECEDCEVIPADHVIVTVSLGVLKKQHASFFRPGLPTEKVAAIHRLGIGTTDKIFLEFEEPFWGPECNSLQFVWEDEAESRPLTYPPELWYRKICGFDVLYPPERYGHVLSGWICGEEALVMEKCDDEAVAEICTEMLRQFTGNPNIPKPRRILRSAWGSNPYFRGSYSYTQVGSSGADVEKLAKPLPYTESSKTAQGSSSKQQPGHLLSSKCPEQSLDPNRGSIKPMQVLFSGEATHRKYYSTTHGALLSGQREAARLIEMYRDLFQQGT
- the SMOX gene encoding spermine oxidase isoform X2; translated protein: MQSCESSGDSADDPLSRGLRRRGQPRVVVIGAGLAGLAAAKALLEQGFTDVTVLEASSRIGGRVESVKLGHTTFELGATWIHGSQGNPIYHLAEANGLLEETTDGERSVGRISLYSKNGVACYLTNRGRRIPKDVVEEFSDLYNEVYNLTQEFFRHGKPVNAESQNSVGVFTRDEVRNRIRDDPDDPEDTKRLKLAMIQQYLKVESCESSSHSMDEVSLSAFGEWTEIPGAHHIIPSGFMRVVELLAEGIPAHVIQLGKPVRCVHWDQASGHPRGPEIEPRGRGDHNHNGEGGRGGGEPPGGGRDEDEQWPVLVECEDCEVIPADHVIVTVSLGVLKKQHASFFRPGLPTEKVAAIHRLGIGTTDKIFLEFEEPFWGPECNSLQFVWEDEAESRPLTYPPELWYRKICGFDVLYPPERYGHVLSGWICGEEALVMEKCDDEAVAEICTEMLRQFTGNPNIPKPRRILRSAWGSNPYFRGSYSYTQVGSSGADVEKLAKPLPYTESSKTAPMQVLFSGEATHRKYYSTTHGALLSGQREAARLIEMYRDLFQQGT